In Candidatus Schekmanbacteria bacterium, the DNA window ACAAAAAATAATATCGCACGGAGTCACTTTCATAGTCAATTATTTTTTCTACCTTCTTCTTTAATTTATCAAAATTTTTTTCATCAATTGAACATTCAAAAACAGATTTTTGTACCCTCTTTCCATAATCAAGAAGAACCTTTGCTAATTTAATTCTTCTTCTATCATTAACAATATCATATGAAATTACAACATGCATTTTATCTTATCAGAAATGGCTCATACAATATATCTTTTTCCATAAAACTATTTGCCAGAAGGCGTGCCTGCGCAAGACAGATATCCTTATATGTCATCCTGCTGCCAAGTCTGGGATAAAACACCTT includes these proteins:
- the cas2 gene encoding CRISPR-associated endonuclease Cas2, whose translation is MHVVISYDIVNDRRRIKLAKVLLDYGKRVQKSVFECSIDEKNFDKLKKKVEKIIDYESDSVRYYFLCKKCKENIVVSGEGIVIEDEEIIIW